One Nitrospina watsonii DNA segment encodes these proteins:
- a CDS encoding DUF4399 domain-containing protein — translation MNKLFFKLHVIFLSLLVVTAGSALAGTRAIAISEPANGATLQNPVKVCLVAHNVTVEPAKKGVNDGKGHHHILVDADLPKDLSQPIGKDAQHIHMGDGSTCKEIRLEPGMHVIRGLFAQGNHVPYNPPITATVIVNVQ, via the coding sequence ATGAACAAGTTGTTTTTCAAATTGCATGTCATTTTTCTGAGCCTGCTGGTCGTGACGGCAGGGTCCGCCCTGGCCGGCACCCGCGCCATCGCCATCAGCGAACCGGCCAACGGCGCCACCCTTCAGAACCCGGTGAAGGTTTGCCTGGTCGCGCACAACGTCACGGTTGAGCCTGCCAAGAAAGGCGTCAACGACGGCAAAGGGCATCACCACATTCTGGTGGACGCCGACCTGCCGAAAGATCTGAGCCAGCCGATCGGCAAGGACGCGCAGCACATCCACATGGGTGACGGATCCACCTGCAAGGAAATCCGGCTGGAGCCGGGCATGCACGTCATTCGCGGCTTGTTCGCACAAGGCAACCATGTTCCGTACAATCCTCCGATCACGGCAACGGTGATCGTCAACGTCCAGTAA
- a CDS encoding Mrp/NBP35 family ATP-binding protein has translation MELPVTGECRLLHTCEMCEYNNDNDCKADHNEHNRWLVNDRMNAIKHKVIVGSNKGGVGKSTVTTNLAIALAEKGFKVGLADADLHGPNIPKLINAESVRLRAQDDGISPYETKNGLKVASLGFLIEDPNMHIAWRDAVKYDFIIELLGNINWGELDYLLIDLPPGTGNEQITIIDFIGQVDGCVVVTTPQDLALLDARKMISFARDSNVPIVGIIENMSTLVCPHCEGEVDVFRRGGGQKLAEELVLPYLGSIPLDAEVAERSDNGDPIVLAKPDSKVTKAFLSLAENCHKFMNPEESLKAS, from the coding sequence ATGGAATTACCTGTAACCGGAGAGTGCCGCCTGCTTCACACCTGTGAAATGTGTGAATACAACAACGACAACGATTGTAAGGCGGACCACAACGAGCACAATCGATGGCTGGTCAATGACCGCATGAACGCGATCAAACACAAGGTCATCGTCGGCAGCAACAAGGGCGGTGTGGGCAAGAGCACGGTGACCACCAACCTCGCCATCGCGCTGGCCGAAAAAGGATTTAAGGTAGGGCTGGCTGATGCGGACCTGCACGGACCCAATATCCCGAAACTGATCAATGCCGAAAGCGTGCGCCTGCGTGCGCAGGATGACGGCATTTCGCCTTACGAAACCAAGAACGGCCTCAAGGTGGCGTCGCTCGGGTTTCTGATTGAAGACCCCAACATGCACATCGCCTGGCGCGATGCGGTCAAGTACGACTTCATCATCGAACTGCTGGGCAACATCAACTGGGGTGAACTGGATTACCTGCTGATCGATCTGCCTCCGGGCACCGGCAACGAGCAGATCACCATCATCGATTTCATCGGTCAGGTGGACGGATGCGTGGTGGTGACGACACCGCAGGACCTGGCGCTGCTCGACGCCCGCAAGATGATCTCTTTCGCGCGCGACAGCAACGTGCCCATCGTCGGCATCATCGAGAACATGAGCACCCTCGTGTGTCCGCACTGCGAAGGCGAGGTGGATGTGTTCCGACGCGGCGGCGGTCAAAAGCTGGCGGAAGAACTCGTCCTGCCTTACCTGGGAAGCATTCCTCTGGATGCCGAAGTGGCGGAACGCTCCGACAACGGCGATCCCATTGTGCTGGCCAAACCGGATTCCAAAGTCACCAAAGCGTTTCTCAGCCTGGCTGAAAACTGCCACAAGTTCATGAATCCTGAAGAATCCTTGAAAGCCAGTTGA
- a CDS encoding CBS domain-containing protein, translating to MEIITTHISADFDCVAAMVATQKLYPDAHMAFSSSMEKSVQEYLHAFGNPFQFTRAKDVDLTKVTRLIVVDTQDAERIGVFKSLLNNKNVEVHVYDHHMDVDQPLRADQAVVRPRGSAATVLCEELAERGITLSALESTLVVLGIYQDTHSLMSSSTTPEDFYAVGRMVAQGADLNIVADFAETRLNQEQRDVMKELIVSLEVHNFNGVEIALAQATVDYYVGDLAVVVSRMMELENLKAVFGLVCLDHRVYVIGRSRTEEVNVGRVLSELGGGGHTNAASASTRDLTPIQAREKLIAVLNEKVEPLNRIQHVMHAPVVSVQNKNTIAEVENVMTRFNLNTLPVLANKKPVGLVTRQVVEKAIHHKLAKERVEDFMAHEFSVTTPDAYFKTIVPSIIEAKQKLVPVVHPKTGHLVGIVSRGDLLRLLHQDMGRYAAEPYAPLLDKNDLLVKNVKSLMKERLPKTMLTLLDNVSRLADETGLSVYVVGGFVRDLLLRIENLDLDIVVEGNGIQFARKLGKEYNGRVVGHEKFGTSVVLFPDGSKIDVATARMEYYQHPAALPTVEMSSIKSDLFRRDFTFNALAIKLNGKDAFTLIDYFNGQRDLKDGVVRVLHNLSFVEDPCRAFRAVRFEQRLGFHIGKQTESFLKRAVDKKLVDKLSGTRLYNELMHMLEEKTPIRCFQRMKELGLLQTIHPRLMKNLRNMQVLERIEEIFTLSNVIKLVENPDAGFMYFLGMLYGLKAADLNQVAHRLSLPAKIKKRVKEDIGNCESVLKTLRRKRKCEPSDIYNLFAGLSTEALLLVMAVSGDDRINKHVLMYFTQYNPSAALSLTGDDLIEMGIRPGPVFQTVFKALRDARINGQVHNRDDEVALVEKKFLNGRSR from the coding sequence ATGGAAATCATCACCACACATATCAGTGCGGACTTCGACTGTGTGGCGGCGATGGTTGCCACCCAGAAGTTGTACCCCGACGCGCACATGGCGTTTTCCTCCTCCATGGAGAAGTCCGTCCAGGAGTACCTGCACGCCTTCGGCAACCCCTTTCAGTTCACCCGCGCCAAAGACGTGGACCTCACGAAAGTCACGCGCCTGATTGTCGTGGATACGCAGGACGCGGAACGCATCGGCGTATTCAAATCCCTTTTGAATAACAAAAATGTCGAAGTCCACGTTTACGACCACCACATGGATGTGGATCAGCCCCTGCGTGCGGATCAGGCCGTTGTGCGCCCGCGTGGATCGGCCGCCACCGTCCTGTGTGAAGAACTCGCCGAGCGCGGCATCACGCTGTCGGCGCTGGAAAGCACGCTGGTGGTGCTGGGTATTTATCAGGACACGCATTCTCTGATGTCGAGCTCGACCACGCCGGAAGATTTTTACGCGGTGGGGCGCATGGTGGCTCAGGGCGCCGACCTCAATATCGTTGCGGATTTCGCCGAGACGCGGCTCAATCAGGAACAACGCGACGTGATGAAGGAACTGATTGTGAGCCTGGAGGTGCACAACTTCAACGGCGTCGAGATCGCGCTGGCGCAGGCCACGGTGGATTACTATGTCGGCGACCTGGCCGTGGTGGTGTCGCGCATGATGGAACTGGAAAATCTCAAGGCGGTGTTCGGTCTGGTGTGCCTCGACCACCGGGTCTATGTGATCGGCCGCAGCCGCACGGAGGAAGTGAACGTGGGCCGGGTGCTCAGCGAGTTGGGCGGCGGCGGTCACACCAACGCCGCGTCCGCCAGCACCCGCGATCTGACGCCCATCCAGGCGCGGGAAAAACTGATCGCGGTGCTCAACGAAAAGGTCGAACCGCTCAACCGCATCCAGCACGTCATGCATGCGCCGGTGGTTTCCGTGCAGAACAAAAACACCATCGCCGAAGTCGAAAATGTCATGACCCGTTTCAACCTCAACACCCTGCCGGTGCTGGCGAATAAAAAACCGGTGGGGCTGGTCACGCGGCAGGTGGTGGAAAAAGCCATCCACCACAAACTGGCGAAGGAACGGGTCGAGGATTTCATGGCGCACGAATTTTCGGTGACCACGCCCGATGCCTATTTTAAAACCATCGTGCCCAGCATCATCGAGGCCAAACAAAAACTGGTGCCGGTGGTGCATCCCAAAACCGGACATCTGGTCGGCATCGTCAGCCGTGGCGACCTGCTGCGCCTGTTGCACCAGGACATGGGGCGCTATGCGGCGGAGCCCTACGCGCCGTTGCTCGACAAGAACGACCTGCTGGTCAAGAATGTCAAAAGCCTGATGAAGGAACGCCTGCCCAAAACGATGCTGACGTTGCTGGACAATGTGTCGCGGCTGGCGGACGAAACGGGCCTGTCCGTGTATGTGGTCGGCGGGTTTGTGCGCGACCTGCTCCTGCGCATCGAGAACCTCGACCTCGACATCGTGGTCGAGGGCAACGGCATTCAGTTCGCCCGCAAGCTGGGCAAGGAATACAACGGGCGCGTCGTGGGGCATGAAAAATTCGGCACCTCGGTGGTGCTGTTTCCCGACGGTTCCAAGATCGATGTGGCGACGGCGCGCATGGAGTATTACCAGCACCCGGCGGCATTGCCGACGGTGGAGATGAGTTCGATCAAGTCCGACCTGTTCCGCCGCGATTTCACCTTCAACGCGCTGGCCATCAAGCTCAATGGCAAGGATGCGTTCACGCTGATCGACTATTTCAACGGCCAGCGTGATCTCAAGGACGGCGTGGTGCGGGTGCTGCACAACCTGAGTTTCGTCGAGGACCCCTGCCGCGCCTTCCGCGCCGTGCGTTTTGAACAGCGGCTGGGATTCCACATCGGCAAGCAGACGGAATCGTTCCTCAAGCGTGCTGTCGATAAAAAACTGGTGGACAAGCTGAGCGGCACGCGCCTGTACAACGAGTTGATGCACATGCTGGAAGAGAAGACACCGATCCGGTGTTTCCAGCGCATGAAGGAACTGGGCCTGTTGCAGACCATCCATCCGCGTCTGATGAAGAACCTCCGGAATATGCAGGTGCTGGAACGCATCGAGGAAATTTTTACGTTGTCGAACGTCATCAAGCTGGTGGAGAACCCGGATGCGGGCTTCATGTATTTTCTGGGAATGCTGTACGGACTGAAGGCCGCCGACCTCAATCAGGTCGCCCACCGCCTCAGCCTGCCCGCCAAAATCAAAAAGCGCGTGAAAGAAGATATCGGCAATTGCGAGTCGGTGCTCAAAACCCTGAGGCGCAAACGCAAGTGCGAGCCCAGTGATATTTATAACCTGTTCGCCGGGTTGTCCACGGAAGCGCTTCTGCTGGTGATGGCGGTGTCTGGCGACGACCGCATCAACAAGCATGTGCTGATGTATTTCACGCAGTACAATCCGTCGGCGGCGCTGTCGCTCACCGGCGACGATCTGATCGAGATGGGCATCCGTCCCGGCCCGGTGTTCCAAACCGTGTTCAAGGCCTTGCGCGACGCGCGCATCAACGGCCAGGTCCACAACCGCGACGACGAAGTGGCGCTGGTCGAAAAAAAGTTTTTGAACGGACGGTCGCGGTGA
- a CDS encoding NCS2 family permease produces the protein MTSVLAFLDRFFRVREQGSTPLTEMRAGLVTFMTASYIIFVQPAVMAQAGMDFGAVMTATCLAAALGCLIMGLYANYPIALAPGMGINFYFTYSVVLGQGIPWQIALGAVFLSGIGLILLTVCRFREVIVNSLPNDIKVGISVGIGLFIAFIGFVQGGIVMGDRSTLVQLAPLNSLPALFTIAGVGLIGVLLQRKIKGAILIGMVTMALAGMPFGLVQFHGVVALPPDITPTLLQLDILGALDLGLLTVAGVFLFVDLFDTAGTLVGIGHQGGFLKDGRLPRAYRALWPDSVATTAGSVLGTTTVTCYIESAAGVAEGGRTGLASVVTALMFLLALFLAPLAKMFGGGYAVDHDTILYPITAPVLIIVGAMMAANVTRIQWQEWDEALPAFLILIGMPLTYSIADGMALGFILYPVIKVLVGKARQVHWIMYVIATLFLLRYLTV, from the coding sequence ATGACCTCCGTCCTCGCATTTCTGGACCGGTTTTTTCGCGTGCGGGAACAAGGCAGCACGCCGCTCACCGAGATGCGCGCCGGGCTGGTCACTTTCATGACCGCGTCCTACATCATCTTCGTGCAACCGGCGGTGATGGCGCAGGCGGGCATGGACTTCGGCGCGGTGATGACCGCCACCTGCCTGGCGGCGGCGCTGGGTTGCCTCATCATGGGCCTCTACGCCAATTACCCGATCGCGCTGGCCCCCGGCATGGGCATCAATTTTTATTTCACTTACAGTGTGGTGCTGGGGCAGGGCATCCCCTGGCAAATTGCGCTGGGTGCGGTGTTCCTGTCCGGCATCGGGCTGATCCTGCTCACCGTGTGCCGGTTCCGCGAAGTCATCGTCAACAGCCTGCCCAACGACATCAAGGTCGGCATTTCCGTCGGCATCGGCTTGTTCATCGCCTTCATCGGGTTTGTGCAGGGCGGCATCGTGATGGGCGATCGCAGCACGCTGGTGCAGCTGGCGCCATTGAACTCATTGCCGGCCCTGTTCACCATCGCCGGCGTCGGCCTGATCGGGGTGCTGCTGCAACGTAAGATCAAAGGCGCCATCCTGATCGGCATGGTGACGATGGCGCTGGCGGGCATGCCGTTCGGTCTCGTCCAGTTTCACGGCGTGGTGGCGCTGCCGCCGGATATCACGCCGACCTTGTTGCAGCTCGATATCCTGGGTGCGCTGGACCTGGGTTTGCTGACGGTGGCGGGGGTGTTTTTGTTTGTGGACCTGTTCGACACCGCGGGCACGCTGGTCGGTATTGGCCATCAGGGCGGTTTTTTGAAAGACGGCCGGCTGCCGCGCGCCTACCGTGCCTTGTGGCCGGACTCGGTGGCGACCACGGCGGGGTCGGTGCTGGGCACGACCACGGTGACCTGCTACATCGAAAGCGCCGCCGGCGTCGCCGAAGGCGGGCGCACCGGTTTGGCCAGTGTGGTGACGGCGCTGATGTTCCTGCTCGCCCTGTTCCTCGCGCCGCTGGCCAAAATGTTCGGTGGCGGCTACGCCGTCGATCACGACACCATCCTCTATCCCATCACCGCGCCGGTGCTGATCATCGTCGGCGCCATGATGGCGGCGAACGTCACACGCATCCAATGGCAGGAATGGGACGAGGCCCTGCCGGCGTTCCTCATCCTGATCGGCATGCCGTTGACCTACAGCATTGCCGACGGCATGGCGCTGGGATTCATCCTGTATCCCGTCATCAAAGTTCTTGTGGGCAAGGCGCGGCAGGTGCACTGGATCATGTACGTGATCGCCACCCTGTTCCTGTTGCGTTACCTTACTGTGTAA
- a CDS encoding DsbA family protein, whose translation MEARVIDDMLSNATASPVLEVESDMGPSSKNSFLLVLSWLLILLGAPALWAADAVPDVPTFHNNPRVAVVGEQDVRLDDLKNPQIQDMMQRLHSMQSILLKQRAIELLQDEHPEILEIRAPRINREDIFRMYQEEMGLEDMEGVNSAAVQNMIRNYVEKLRRDAYLKELEERYQFAVDKGWVTDYFKAPNDFKLVAGIGTAMLWFKPDSQDPRKVFLMEYSDYLCPFCKKVQTTLNLLRQRYGDRVQFGYRHFPLHKEAFAIAEAVECARDQGRFWEYQMRVYNDPQAFKNPETHFKTARDIGVANMSDFKTCLQEGRFRDRVQKDFRQGIEIGIQGTPTFIIGTYNFAESTIHGEMFSGAVSSEQFVQTIEKYIELSKD comes from the coding sequence ATGGAAGCACGCGTTATAGATGACATGCTTTCCAATGCCACCGCTTCCCCTGTACTCGAAGTAGAAAGTGATATGGGCCCTTCTTCAAAAAACTCGTTCCTTCTCGTTCTTTCCTGGCTGTTGATCCTGTTGGGGGCTCCCGCTCTTTGGGCGGCCGATGCCGTTCCGGACGTTCCCACGTTCCACAACAACCCGCGCGTGGCGGTGGTGGGGGAACAGGACGTCCGCCTCGACGATCTGAAAAATCCCCAGATTCAGGACATGATGCAACGCCTGCACAGCATGCAGAGCATCCTCCTCAAACAACGGGCCATCGAACTGTTGCAGGACGAACACCCCGAAATCCTCGAAATCCGCGCACCGCGCATCAACCGCGAAGACATCTTCCGCATGTATCAGGAAGAGATGGGCCTGGAAGATATGGAAGGCGTCAACTCGGCGGCGGTGCAGAACATGATCCGCAACTATGTCGAGAAGCTCAGACGGGATGCGTATCTCAAGGAACTGGAAGAACGCTATCAGTTCGCGGTGGACAAGGGATGGGTGACGGATTATTTCAAGGCGCCCAACGACTTCAAGCTGGTGGCGGGCATCGGTACGGCCATGCTGTGGTTCAAGCCGGACTCACAGGACCCGCGCAAAGTGTTCCTCATGGAGTACTCGGACTACCTGTGCCCGTTCTGCAAAAAAGTGCAGACCACCCTCAACCTGTTGCGCCAGCGTTATGGCGACCGGGTGCAGTTCGGCTACCGGCATTTCCCCCTGCATAAGGAAGCCTTCGCCATCGCCGAGGCGGTGGAGTGCGCCCGCGATCAGGGCCGTTTCTGGGAATATCAGATGCGGGTTTACAACGACCCGCAGGCATTCAAAAATCCGGAGACGCATTTCAAGACCGCGCGTGACATCGGCGTCGCCAACATGTCCGATTTCAAAACCTGCCTGCAGGAAGGCCGGTTCCGGGATCGCGTGCAGAAGGATTTTCGGCAGGGCATTGAAATCGGCATTCAGGGCACCCCGACGTTCATCATCGGCACCTACAATTTTGCCGAATCCACCATTCACGGGGAAATGTTCTCCGGCGCCGTATCCAGCGAGCAGTTCGTTCAGACCATCGAAAAATACATCGAGCTTTCAAAAGACTGA
- a CDS encoding M28 family peptidase gives MLLLMTAFMPGQLAGEPDPTQGYRALLWKHLEALCAMGPRYPGSAGHAQTRAYIRDIAERYADSWKEQAFVARVGYAGELPLYNYELTFKGTGRTGHTGGSDDSPPILLGAHYDTRPFADEETDPEKQEQPIVGANDGGSGTAILLGMAQYLHENPPERPVKLVFFDGEDYGRRGSDEYFLGSSYYAEQLKQEDPSTWPARVLVVDMVGKKDVKIFKEVYSFRNAPGFLDTIYKVAEDLGNTQFVPMLRYSVRDDHLPFIYLKIPSVLLIDFDYPYWHTLEDTLDKCSPDSLLGVFEVVVETLKRV, from the coding sequence GTGTTACTGCTGATGACGGCGTTCATGCCGGGACAACTGGCGGGAGAACCTGATCCCACGCAGGGCTACCGCGCCCTGTTGTGGAAGCATCTCGAAGCCCTGTGCGCGATGGGTCCGCGGTATCCCGGCAGCGCGGGCCACGCCCAAACGCGTGCCTACATCCGGGACATCGCCGAACGCTACGCCGATTCGTGGAAGGAGCAGGCTTTTGTCGCCCGCGTCGGTTATGCCGGCGAGTTGCCTCTTTATAATTACGAACTCACCTTCAAAGGAACCGGTCGCACCGGTCACACCGGCGGCAGCGACGACTCACCGCCGATCCTCCTGGGCGCGCATTACGACACACGGCCTTTCGCCGACGAGGAAACCGATCCGGAAAAACAGGAACAACCCATCGTCGGCGCCAACGACGGCGGCTCCGGCACGGCCATTTTATTGGGAATGGCGCAGTATCTGCATGAGAACCCGCCCGAACGCCCGGTGAAACTGGTGTTCTTTGATGGCGAGGATTACGGCCGCCGTGGATCGGACGAATACTTTCTGGGATCGAGTTATTACGCCGAGCAGTTGAAGCAAGAAGATCCGTCCACCTGGCCCGCGCGCGTGCTGGTGGTGGACATGGTCGGCAAAAAGGACGTCAAGATTTTCAAGGAAGTCTACTCGTTCCGCAATGCGCCGGGGTTTCTCGACACCATCTATAAAGTGGCGGAGGATCTGGGCAACACCCAGTTCGTGCCCATGTTGCGCTATTCGGTGCGCGACGACCACCTGCCTTTCATTTACCTGAAAATCCCTTCGGTGCTGCTGATCGATTTCGATTACCCCTATTGGCACACGCTGGAAGACACGCTGGACAAATGTTCGCCGGACAGTCTGCTGGGCGTGTTTGAAGTGGTGGTGGAAACCTTGAAGCGGGTGTGA
- a CDS encoding NUDIX hydrolase: MSYKNPAVAVDLIIEVGDRGIVLIERKNPPSGWALPGGFVDYGESLETAAVREAREETQLEVTLLGQFHSYSRPDRDPRMHCISTVFVARAEGEPRAADDARDCALFPRDRLPQTLAFDHAEILRDYLENRWGTSQPVPSDPS, encoded by the coding sequence ATGAGTTATAAGAATCCTGCGGTGGCGGTGGACCTCATCATTGAGGTCGGGGACCGGGGTATTGTGCTGATCGAGCGCAAAAACCCCCCGTCCGGCTGGGCTCTGCCCGGTGGATTCGTTGATTATGGGGAATCGCTGGAAACCGCGGCGGTACGCGAAGCCCGCGAGGAAACGCAGTTGGAGGTGACGTTGCTGGGTCAGTTTCACAGCTATTCCAGGCCGGATCGCGATCCGCGCATGCATTGCATCTCCACGGTGTTCGTGGCCCGCGCCGAAGGCGAGCCGAGAGCCGCCGACGATGCCCGCGACTGCGCCCTGTTTCCCCGCGATCGATTGCCGCAGACGCTGGCGTTCGACCATGCGGAAATCCTGCGGGATTATCTGGAAAACCGTTGGGGCACCTCCCAACCCGTTCCTTCCGATCCCTCCTGA
- a CDS encoding protein-disulfide reductase DsbD domain-containing protein — MKSDAFTVARSRRWLPFTLVLSALGLCGFQPVEEYLKSRAEQLQIEVHAMPETETVRPGDTFKIYVVATPQKGWHFYSMEAGADDPTLATRIEITESPFTALGAWAESPPTLKQDEALGRPVKVHSHRVEFTRTLSVPEHLAAGMHAVQGVLTYRICDNKVCALQQDRPFQFHVIVKPEN; from the coding sequence ATGAAAAGTGATGCCTTCACCGTTGCACGGTCCCGGCGTTGGCTGCCATTCACGCTCGTGCTGAGCGCGCTGGGGCTGTGCGGGTTCCAGCCGGTGGAAGAGTATCTGAAGAGCCGCGCCGAGCAGCTCCAGATCGAAGTCCACGCCATGCCGGAAACCGAAACCGTGCGTCCCGGCGATACCTTTAAAATTTATGTGGTGGCCACGCCGCAAAAAGGCTGGCATTTTTATTCGATGGAAGCCGGAGCGGACGACCCCACGCTCGCCACCCGCATCGAGATCACCGAGAGTCCGTTCACGGCGCTGGGCGCCTGGGCGGAGTCGCCCCCGACCCTGAAGCAGGACGAGGCGCTGGGGCGGCCGGTCAAGGTCCACAGCCACCGCGTCGAGTTCACCCGCACGCTGTCGGTTCCCGAACACCTCGCCGCGGGCATGCACGCGGTGCAGGGCGTCCTCACCTACCGCATCTGCGACAACAAGGTCTGCGCGCTGCAGCAGGACCGTCCGTTCCAGTTTCATGTTATAGTGAAACCTGAAAATTGA
- the rpmB gene encoding 50S ribosomal protein L28 — protein sequence MSKRCEICDKGPLVGNNVSHANNKTRRRWIPNLKKLRVVYKGAVKTMKVCTRCLKAGKVVKVPVTPRTAQTAKASG from the coding sequence ATGTCAAAGCGATGCGAAATTTGTGACAAGGGGCCGCTGGTCGGCAATAACGTCAGCCACGCCAACAACAAGACCCGGCGCCGGTGGATCCCCAACCTGAAGAAGCTGCGCGTGGTGTACAAAGGCGCAGTCAAGACGATGAAGGTGTGCACCCGTTGCCTGAAGGCCGGGAAAGTGGTGAAAGTTCCGGTCACCCCGAGAACGGCACAGACGGCGAAAGCTTCGGGCTAA
- the flgM gene encoding flagellar biosynthesis anti-sigma factor FlgM, with the protein MEIQGDDFKIRNKVSPDKVKAPSAKGNPADPSATSTSRAASGGGEQIALSAKAQIIQKGLDVAKASPDVRTEKINRIKSQVEDGTFHVDSDVLAESILKEILSESQFLE; encoded by the coding sequence ATGGAAATCCAGGGCGACGATTTCAAAATCCGCAACAAGGTTTCTCCTGACAAGGTGAAGGCACCCAGCGCCAAGGGCAACCCGGCAGATCCGTCTGCCACTTCGACCTCCCGGGCAGCCAGTGGCGGCGGGGAACAGATTGCGCTGTCCGCCAAGGCCCAGATCATCCAGAAAGGGCTGGATGTGGCCAAGGCCTCGCCGGACGTGCGGACCGAGAAGATCAACCGCATCAAGTCGCAGGTGGAAGATGGGACCTTCCATGTGGACAGCGATGTGCTGGCCGAGAGCATTTTGAAGGAAATCCTGAGTGAGTCGCAGTTTCTGGAATAA
- a CDS encoding serine protease, translating into MHFLPRSFKPLVAIVLVTLLGFGGVTVVSAYEANRNAVVMLIAKDAQGETLATGTGFIVRPDGTLITNYHVLIDAVSMNAVFPDGTQIGVMGILNTDRARDVAVLKLEGDLYSTLELGDSTSLQAFDYLSALGYPSHAVEMVEEGLRGVLVQTYGFVLGVHPQAIPDYPFIYATTPFEPGFSGGPVMNMDNQVVGVATLEGRALNLAVPIQYVTPYLNTTKLLSFEELRKRDRNAKEVFYYRGNSTLYGLGDTQAAIELFGKTLRIDPNFVPARYDLAVAYRGLGQAEDAIAEYEKALQLNPRFPEALSNLGGQYFRQGDVDKAIEQFKQAIAIYPNFIQALSNLGAALNKQQQFDQSVPYLKRALSLDPEFGVAYFNLGNAYHGLGKSQEAIEAYHTAVNMGVDFLSLHWNLHDIHSKQGDREQALRELRIILQLDPQNEDARRKLEALDSRP; encoded by the coding sequence ATGCATTTCCTTCCCCGGTCTTTCAAACCACTGGTGGCGATCGTTCTCGTTACGTTGCTTGGTTTCGGCGGCGTCACCGTTGTTTCCGCCTACGAGGCCAACCGCAACGCCGTCGTCATGCTGATTGCGAAAGACGCGCAGGGCGAAACCCTGGCTACCGGCACCGGTTTCATCGTCCGTCCCGACGGCACCTTGATCACCAACTACCATGTGCTGATCGATGCGGTGAGCATGAATGCGGTGTTTCCCGATGGCACGCAGATCGGCGTGATGGGCATCCTGAACACGGACCGGGCGCGCGACGTGGCGGTCCTCAAGCTGGAAGGGGATCTGTATTCCACCCTGGAGTTGGGCGATTCCACCAGCCTGCAGGCATTCGATTACCTGAGTGCGCTGGGCTATCCTTCGCACGCAGTGGAGATGGTGGAGGAAGGGTTGCGTGGCGTGCTGGTGCAGACTTACGGCTTTGTGCTCGGCGTGCATCCGCAGGCGATTCCCGACTACCCGTTCATTTACGCCACCACCCCGTTCGAACCCGGATTCAGTGGCGGCCCGGTGATGAACATGGATAATCAGGTCGTCGGGGTGGCCACTCTCGAAGGCCGTGCCTTGAACCTGGCGGTACCGATCCAATACGTCACGCCGTACCTGAACACCACAAAACTGCTGAGTTTTGAGGAACTGCGCAAACGGGACCGGAACGCCAAGGAAGTGTTTTATTACCGGGGCAACTCCACCTTGTATGGCCTGGGCGACACGCAGGCGGCCATCGAGCTGTTTGGGAAAACGCTGAGGATCGATCCCAATTTCGTGCCGGCGCGTTACGACCTCGCCGTGGCCTACCGCGGGCTGGGGCAGGCGGAAGACGCCATTGCCGAATACGAAAAAGCGTTGCAGCTCAACCCGCGTTTTCCGGAAGCGTTGTCCAACCTGGGCGGCCAGTATTTCCGCCAAGGCGACGTGGACAAGGCCATCGAGCAGTTCAAGCAAGCCATCGCCATCTATCCCAATTTCATTCAGGCGCTGTCCAATCTGGGCGCGGCGCTCAACAAGCAGCAACAGTTCGACCAGTCCGTGCCCTACCTCAAGCGGGCGTTGTCGCTGGACCCGGAATTCGGCGTCGCCTACTTCAACCTTGGCAATGCCTACCACGGGCTCGGCAAATCGCAGGAAGCCATCGAGGCCTACCACACCGCCGTCAACATGGGCGTCGATTTTCTATCCCTGCACTGGAACCTGCATGACATCCATTCCAAACAGGGTGATCGGGAACAGGCCTTGCGCGAATTACGCATCATCCTGCAACTCGACCCTCAAAACGAAGACGCCCGCCGCAAGCTGGAAGCCCTCGACTCCCGGCCCTGA